From Temnothorax longispinosus isolate EJ_2023e chromosome 3, Tlon_JGU_v1, whole genome shotgun sequence, one genomic window encodes:
- the LOC139810779 gene encoding uncharacterized protein, whose translation MRRASFDKHVTANAKRNVLSNTSYGLTCSKDAEYKCSVKYSGSLQEKNYLQRSVSADNVVIRSRGYKPSDRHDPVKRNFLENLTSKILHFGMEGGESTPINLQKLLTPASDSQELLQSKNKKMFASSYFYAPTHPTVEDQVELARRISHSLSDVKNVKSKGQSMYVNRKKRSVKWIHDGNGVEDEEETTTIHKEKLPLKCVMNPCGKVLDIHGIQALGEEVNIAPVPKNPEKLFDIVRDLNNQKGRGAEIFAKRRKRSEKWVVDQEQPQTPNTPVTPKTPTYPEKLEINGNAKFMTPSLTPRTPVSSIDKSFYNPFTVDISLDNANIPITDRYCNANRCGHSNEIKKIYLREIAVGTDSDFPSDHSRSPIVEKSRRTVFESTNNRRTNMANNYAVASNNNRYINNNYQSPRKSDVRNARSYNGRGMRIQQRYDNKYDNVIDNKIGNKQQSDRQMQNDNEENGYTPVPVKQLIQEFEKTCRPVLQYKQISPRIIPIVQQCPLDNGIARFFETKNSIKYNNEKERYARTRGNYEGSAKLQSQCNSRLYDTRGSYERKLQCNDQLCSAHESYEGSAKLQSRCNGYVSTDESEYTTDDTDSEDYQNEAGSIDRGNSAPSALLNCCDSSEYSIAFEDEYSGTRRHSTTSQELEALYANGTRFVNTEAEMPPEAKSLMLSMVASQENILETKKHLRSTPVLDNLLGTTTPECKLVDVNPELGNKLYENNNYTGPKLASLHNLTNYNTAPRGWDQSFTVYRPIKFEKPQEIMYSDF comes from the exons ATGAGGAGAGCATCGTTTGATAA ACACGTTACGGCAAACGCCAAGCGCAACGTTCTGAGCAACACCTCGTATGGGCTCACGTGCTCTAAGGATGCGGAGTACAAGTGCAGCGTGAAATACAGCGGATCCCTACAGGAGAAGAATTATCTGCAGCGTAGCGTATCGGCAGACAATGTTGTAATACGTTCGCGCGGTTACAAGCCGTCTGACAGACACGATCCGGTTAAAAGGAACTTCCTCGAGAATCTCACTTCAAAAATATTGCACTTCGGCATG GAAGGGGGCGAAAGTACACCGATTAATTTGCAAAAGCTACTTACTCCAGCATCAGACTCTCAAGAGCTATTACAATCAAAAAATA AGAAAATGTTTGCGTCCTCGTATTTTTACGCACCGACGCATCCTACGGTCGAGGATCAAGTCGAGCTTGCACGTCGAATTTCGCATTCGCTCAGCGATgtgaaaaatgtgaaaagcAAAGGACAGTCCATGTACGTGAATAGAAAAAAGCGATCTGTTAAATGGATCCACGACGGTAATG GTGtcgaagacgaagaagaaacCACGACGATTCATAAG GAAAAACTACCCCTCAAATGCGTGATGAATCCATGCGGGAAAGTGCTAGACATTCACGGCATTCAGGCGTTAGGTGAAGAAGTCAATATCGCACCGGTACCGAAAAATCCTGAGAAGCTCTTTGATATCGTCCGCGATTTGAACAATCAAAAAGGACGCG GTGCTGAGATATTTGCGAAACGTAGGAAAAGATCGGAAAAGTGGGTGGTGGACCAAGAACAACCACAGACACCCAATACGCCTGTCACACCGAAGACGCCAACATATCCAGAAAAATTA GAAATTAATGGTAACGCAAAGTTCATGACGCCTTCGCTGACACCGCGTACGCCAGTTTCGAGCATTGacaaatcattttataatCCTTTTACAGTGGATATCTCCCTTGACAACGCGAATATCCCGATAACAG ACAGGTACTGTAACGCTAATCGATGCGGCCATTCGAAcgagataaaaaagatttacctGCGGGAAATTGCGGTGGGCACAGATTCCGATTTTCCTTCCGATCATTCACGGTCGCCCATCGTCGAGAAATCTCGTCGTACCGTTTTCGAATCTACTAACAATCGGCGCACTAACATGGCCAATAATTACGCTGTCGCAAGTaacaataatagatatattaacaACAATTATCAGTCGCCGAGAAAATCTGACGTTCGTAATGCGCGGAGCTACAATGGCAGAGGCATGAGAATTCAACAGCGTTACGATAACAAGTACGATAATGTAATTGACAACAAGATCGGGAATAAGCAACAGAGCGACAGACAGATGCAGAATGACAATGAGGAAAACGGATACACTCCTGTGCCAGTGAAGCAACTGATACAAGAATTCGAGAAAACCTGTAGACCGGTTCTGCAATACAAGCAGATCAGTCCAAGGATCATTCCAATCGTACAGCAGTGTCCGTTGGATAATGGCATAGCGCGTTTCTTCGAGACGAAAAATTCTATCAAGTATAACAACGAGAAGGAGAGATACGCACG CACACGCGGAAACTACGAAGGATCCGCGAAACTGCAGTCCCAATGTAACAGCCGATTGTACGACACACGTGGAAGCTACGAAAGGAAACTACAGTGCAACGATCAATTATGCAGTGCACACGAGAGCTACGAAGGATCAGCGAAACTACAGTCCCGATGCAACGGCTACGTTTCCACTGACGAAAGCGAATATACGACGGATGACACTGACTCCGAAGATTATCAGAACGAGGCGGGATCTATAGATCGCGGAAATTCCGCGCCGTCCGCCCTATTGAACTGTTGCGACAGCAGCGAGTACTCGATCGCGTTCGAGGACGAGTACTCGGGTACTCGACGTCATTCGACCACCTCGCAGGAATTGGAGGCCCTTTATGCCAACGGCACGAGATTCGTCAACACCGAGGCCGAGATGCCTCCCGAGGCGAAGTCGCTGATGCTCTCGATGGTCGCCTCGCAGGAGAACATACTCGAGACTAAGAAACATCTGCGTAGCACACCGGTTTTGGATAATCTTTTAGGCACCACCACACCAGAATGCAAACTCGTTGACGTTAATCCGGAATTAG gaAACAAACTGTAcgagaataacaattataCTGGACCGAAATTGGCCAGCCTTCACAATCTGACAAATTACAACACAGCGCCGCGTGGATGGGATCAATCATTCACAGTCTATCGACCTATTAAATTCGAAAAACCGCAAGAGATCATGTACTCTGATTTTTAA